The following nucleotide sequence is from Coffea eugenioides isolate CCC68of chromosome 3, Ceug_1.0, whole genome shotgun sequence.
GAAAGAAATACTAAAGGCTATACCACCTCCTAGGGGACTCCCGTGCCTGAGTCCAACTAACATAGTGGAcgaggaagaagagaaggaaaaagggtTAACTTTTCGCACTATAACCGTGTCCGGGGGACTCCTATGCCCGAGTCTAAGTAACATAGTGGACGAGGAAGAAGAGAGGGAAAAATGGTTAACTTTAAAGCTCCTGTGGTTCTGTAAAGCACATACTCCTCTAGGCCTCATTGATAAGGAAGAAGTTGTTCGTGACACTTCTAATCCTCATCTTCTGAGTTATATGTATAATTTGATTGTGAAAAATTGGTCTTTTGGAGATCAGGCTCCCAATCGTCGTTTTAACCATAGCGCAGAGGTTGCTAAGCAAGTTACACAGGTTGCAAGCGTTGCAGCTGATTTGACGGGGCAGAAACCTCTGCAACTGTTAGCAAGTTTGCCACTGCAGCAGCTTGCTGCTCTTTTCAAAGAAGATTCTAAAAAAGGAAACTCTTCAATTGAGGAGATCCATATACCATCTGCTTCCCAACTTGATGCAATTTCCAATGTGCAATTTAAAGTCTGGCGTGCAGATTCAGGCATCAAAATCATGCAGTTTGATAAAAGGATCGGGTAATGTACCTCCCTGTAATCACTCTGAACACTGATTCAGAACTGATATTACGGAACCTGGTGGCTTGTGAAGTTGTCTCTGCTTCTCCTG
It contains:
- the LOC113766594 gene encoding putative UPF0481 protein At3g02645; translated protein: MSSSFFDSITSEQRWTDQFNEHFIICIDNHASIFRVPKKVCDTKPEAYAPRQIGLGAYHHFRPDLGEMERRKLEAVKKFLKPEQYRNFKSLIVDKVKVLEPLVRACYSKYLDIDGGTLAWIMSIDGVYLLHRLSTYTDKGNVDSEDRKLAQELVMLENQMPTTVLKEILKAIPPPRGLPCLSPTNIVDEEEEKEKGLTFRTITVSGGLLCPSLSNIVDEEEEREKWLTLKLLWFCKAHTPLGLIDKEEVVRDTSNPHLLSYMYNLIVKNWSFGDQAPNRRFNHSAEVAKQVTQVASVAADLTGQKPLQLLASLPLQQLAALFKEDSKKGNSSIEEIHIPSASQLDAISNVQFKVWRADSGIKIMQFDKRIG